The proteins below are encoded in one region of Alistipes communis:
- a CDS encoding efflux transporter outer membrane subunit, giving the protein MKRDKIVYGALLCGVVLLCNSCMLGRRQIKSPELELPATVVADATDSLTMADMAWWNVYSDSTLTALIERTLERNKDMLAASARVRRMRALGRVARADQLPSVSGQLAADTEHNDYDGEAAKNDPEFDAKVSLAWELDLWGNLRWANRKAVAEYLATVDAQRALQMTLVAEVATAYYELVALDQELSIVRRTLQTRKEGVRQARLRFEGGLTSETALQQAKVELASTATLIPGLESRIALKEHQIALLAGAYPTLRIDRQTMEMHARLPERLKVGLPSELLKRRPDLRQSEQTLRAAEAAMGMASADRFPRITFSLTGGWENDDLKGLFSSPFSYVNGSLVSPLFSFGKKKAKYKAALAACDEARLNYEQKVLEAFREVNDAVVTYRNVRTAAALKRDLQQAAQKYVELAQLQYFNGVINYLDVLDAQRKYFDAQIGLSNAVRDEHLAMVDLYKALGGGWGVERE; this is encoded by the coding sequence ATGAAAAGAGATAAGATCGTTTACGGGGCGCTGCTGTGCGGCGTCGTACTGCTCTGCAATTCCTGTATGCTGGGGCGCCGTCAGATCAAGAGCCCCGAACTGGAACTGCCGGCTACGGTCGTGGCCGATGCGACCGATTCGCTGACGATGGCCGACATGGCGTGGTGGAACGTCTACTCCGATTCGACGCTCACGGCGCTGATCGAACGCACGCTCGAACGCAATAAGGACATGCTGGCCGCTTCGGCCCGCGTGCGCCGGATGCGTGCGCTCGGCCGCGTGGCGCGCGCCGACCAGTTGCCGTCGGTATCGGGGCAGCTGGCGGCCGATACCGAGCACAACGATTACGACGGAGAGGCAGCGAAGAATGACCCCGAATTCGACGCCAAGGTCTCGTTGGCGTGGGAGCTCGATCTGTGGGGCAATCTACGCTGGGCCAACCGGAAGGCCGTGGCCGAGTACCTGGCTACGGTCGATGCGCAGCGCGCGTTGCAGATGACGCTCGTGGCCGAAGTGGCGACCGCCTATTATGAATTGGTGGCGCTCGATCAGGAGTTGAGCATCGTGCGGCGCACGCTTCAAACCCGCAAGGAGGGGGTGCGGCAGGCGCGCCTGCGTTTCGAGGGCGGACTGACCTCCGAGACGGCGTTGCAACAGGCGAAGGTGGAGTTGGCCAGTACGGCCACGCTCATTCCCGGACTCGAAAGTCGCATCGCGCTCAAAGAGCACCAGATCGCCCTGCTGGCAGGTGCCTATCCCACGCTGCGCATCGACCGGCAGACGATGGAGATGCATGCACGGCTGCCCGAACGGTTGAAGGTGGGGCTGCCTTCGGAGCTGTTGAAGCGGCGTCCCGACCTGCGGCAGAGCGAACAGACGCTGCGTGCGGCCGAAGCGGCGATGGGGATGGCATCCGCCGACCGCTTCCCGCGCATCACCTTCTCGCTGACGGGCGGTTGGGAGAACGACGACCTCAAAGGGCTCTTTTCGTCGCCCTTCTCCTACGTGAACGGGTCGCTCGTGTCGCCGCTCTTCTCGTTCGGCAAGAAAAAGGCGAAATACAAGGCTGCGCTGGCCGCCTGCGATGAGGCGCGGCTCAATTATGAACAGAAGGTGTTGGAAGCTTTCCGCGAGGTCAACGATGCGGTGGTGACCTACCGCAATGTTCGTACGGCGGCAGCGCTGAAACGCGATTTGCAGCAGGCGGCGCAGAAGTACGTGGAGCTGGCGCAGCTGCAATATTTCAACGGCGTAATCAACTACCTCGACGTGCTGGATGCCCAGCGCAAGTACTTCGACGCGCAGATCGGACTGAGCAACGCCGTGCGCGACGAACACCTGGCGATGGTCGACCTCTACAAGGCGCTCGGCGGCGGCTGGGGCGTCGAACGAGAGTAG
- a CDS encoding 2-hydroxyacid dehydrogenase yields the protein MKPIVTFFGTQPYEQESFDALNRDFGFEFRYFKGHLSRQTVVATHGAQAACIFVNDTADAEVMRELARNGVRLLALRCAGYNNVDLEAARTFNIPVVRVPAYSPHAVAEYTVAMMLSLNRKIPRASWRTRDGNFSLQGLMGFDMNGKTVGVIGTGKIARIVIRILLGFGMEVLAYDPYPDGVFARETGIAYVSLDELYRRSDIITLHCPLTNETKHLVNETSIARMKRGVMIVNTGRGQLIQTEALIEALKSKQVGAAGLDVYEEEGDYFYEDRSDSIIDDDTLARLLLFPNVIVTSHQAFFTAEAMHNITETTLQNIKDFFDGRPLVNAVTK from the coding sequence ATGAAACCCATCGTCACCTTCTTCGGGACGCAACCCTACGAACAGGAGTCGTTCGACGCACTGAACCGCGATTTCGGATTCGAATTCCGCTATTTCAAAGGCCATCTCAGCCGTCAGACGGTCGTCGCCACGCACGGCGCGCAGGCGGCGTGTATCTTCGTCAACGATACGGCCGACGCCGAAGTGATGCGCGAACTGGCACGCAACGGCGTGCGACTGCTGGCGCTGCGCTGTGCCGGTTACAACAACGTCGACCTGGAAGCCGCGCGGACCTTCAACATCCCCGTCGTGCGCGTACCCGCCTATTCGCCCCATGCCGTCGCGGAGTACACGGTGGCGATGATGCTCTCGCTCAACCGCAAGATCCCGCGCGCAAGCTGGCGCACGCGCGACGGCAACTTCTCGCTGCAAGGACTCATGGGATTCGATATGAACGGCAAGACCGTCGGGGTGATCGGCACGGGCAAGATCGCCCGCATCGTCATCCGTATCCTGCTCGGATTCGGCATGGAAGTTCTGGCCTACGACCCCTACCCCGACGGCGTTTTCGCCCGCGAGACGGGCATCGCCTACGTCTCGCTCGACGAACTCTACCGCCGTTCGGACATCATCACGCTCCACTGCCCGCTCACCAACGAGACGAAGCACCTCGTCAACGAGACCTCGATCGCCCGCATGAAACGCGGCGTGATGATCGTCAACACCGGCCGCGGACAGCTTATCCAGACCGAAGCGCTGATCGAAGCGCTCAAAAGCAAGCAGGTCGGCGCGGCGGGGCTGGACGTCTACGAGGAGGAAGGCGACTACTTCTACGAAGACCGGTCGGACTCGATCATCGACGACGACACGCTGGCGCGGCTGCTGCTCTTCCCCAACGTGATCGTCACGTCGCACCAGGCCTTCTTCACGGCCGAGGCGATGCACAACATCACCGAGACTACGCTGCAAAATATCAAGGATTTTTTCGACGGCCGGCCGCTCGTGAACGCCGTCACGAAATAA
- a CDS encoding Hsp20/alpha crystallin family protein: MMPVMRNQNWLPSLFNDFFGDEWMGMQHKHASVPAINIIENEKDFRVELAVPGTTKEDFKVNVNADNELVISLEKRSEKEEKEGDKDKKEGHRGTYLRREFSYTSFQQSFSLPDDVDRQKISAKVENGVLTIDLPKKEVTPAAPVSHQIEIK; this comes from the coding sequence ATGATGCCTGTAATGAGAAATCAGAATTGGTTGCCGAGTCTGTTCAACGACTTTTTCGGCGACGAGTGGATGGGTATGCAGCACAAACACGCTTCGGTGCCTGCGATCAACATCATCGAGAACGAGAAGGACTTCCGTGTGGAACTGGCTGTTCCGGGCACGACGAAGGAGGACTTCAAGGTGAACGTAAACGCCGACAACGAGCTGGTCATTTCGCTCGAAAAACGCAGCGAGAAGGAGGAGAAGGAAGGCGACAAGGACAAGAAGGAGGGACATAGGGGAACCTACCTGCGGCGCGAATTCTCCTACACCTCGTTCCAGCAGAGTTTCTCGCTGCCCGACGACGTAGACCGCCAGAAAATTTCGGCCAAGGTCGAGAACGGTGTGCTGACGATCGACCTGCCCAAAAAGGAGGTGACTCCGGCCGCGCCGGTTTCGCACCAGATCGAAATCAAATAA
- a CDS encoding sugar phosphate isomerase/epimerase family protein, whose product MKHIVFFLTAALLLNASCGSSDEGGKTDPPAAPVPVAPTTELGKADEAIENLQLKPGKLISINQVNAANCRRAVAAGMCIDIMASDKIVFASDMTDERLDGLFAECGEAIRSTKADFWGLHLPYQTYDISSTNENTRVTAVLKLKRLIELTIEHLRPQHFVIHPNTGTILTTGGDFAERTAQSRKSLAELQRHIESCNAQHGTKAILCVENCARSLAYDGDSLLDLLDAEGLEKVRVCLDTGHALIPLNGKYIDPVCNGDALDVLRRIGTRLGTLHIQQNPGALDPTDPKDKHLEPFSGGLIDWGEFYYELLKNNRYRGCFLYEVSFKQVYDGDGSTIESTKSNYTNLIYPAFVRTVAAKK is encoded by the coding sequence ATGAAACACATCGTTTTCTTCCTGACAGCGGCGCTTCTGCTCAATGCATCGTGCGGCAGCAGCGACGAGGGCGGCAAAACGGATCCGCCCGCCGCACCCGTACCCGTCGCCCCCACCACCGAACTCGGCAAAGCCGACGAAGCGATCGAGAACCTGCAACTCAAACCGGGCAAACTCATCTCGATCAATCAGGTCAACGCCGCCAACTGCCGCCGTGCCGTGGCTGCGGGTATGTGCATTGACATCATGGCCAGCGACAAGATCGTCTTCGCCTCCGACATGACCGACGAGCGGCTCGACGGGCTGTTCGCCGAATGCGGCGAGGCGATCCGCTCGACGAAAGCCGATTTCTGGGGGCTGCACCTGCCCTATCAGACCTACGACATCTCGTCGACGAACGAAAATACGCGCGTAACGGCCGTGCTGAAACTCAAACGCCTCATCGAACTGACGATCGAACACCTGCGCCCGCAGCATTTCGTCATCCATCCCAATACCGGCACGATCCTCACGACAGGCGGAGATTTCGCCGAACGCACGGCGCAGAGCCGCAAGTCGCTGGCCGAGTTGCAGCGCCATATCGAATCGTGCAACGCACAGCACGGCACGAAAGCCATTCTGTGCGTGGAGAACTGCGCACGAAGCCTCGCCTACGACGGCGACTCGCTACTCGACCTGCTCGATGCCGAAGGGCTGGAAAAGGTACGTGTCTGCCTCGACACGGGTCACGCCCTCATTCCGCTCAACGGCAAGTACATCGACCCCGTGTGCAACGGCGACGCACTCGACGTGCTCCGCCGCATCGGCACCCGTCTGGGAACCCTGCACATCCAGCAGAACCCGGGCGCACTCGATCCGACCGATCCCAAGGACAAGCACCTCGAACCCTTCTCCGGCGGACTGATCGACTGGGGCGAATTCTACTACGAACTGCTCAAAAACAACCGCTACCGCGGCTGCTTCCTCTACGAAGTCTCCTTCAAGCAGGTCTACGACGGCGACGGCTCGACGATCGAGAGCACCAAAAGCAACTACACGAACCTGATCTACCCGGCATTCGTCCGCACCGTCGCTGCCAAAAAGTAA